From the Drosophila willistoni isolate 14030-0811.24 unplaced genomic scaffold, UCI_dwil_1.1 Seg293, whole genome shotgun sequence genome, the window GCTTAGGACTCTCAATTGTGGAATTAGAATTAGAAGAGGGCCTACGTGAATTGATTGGGATGGTGCAGAAGGATTGTTTTGACTCTGAATGGAAGGCGCTTTCGGAAGGAAGGTTAATAGAAAAGGGCAGCATACTACTGTCTCTTAATCCGTATTTTGATTCGAACGAACGTGTTTTACCTCTCGGAGGCAGGCTTCGAGATTCCATGtcgctgaattttataaggaaGTTCGGTTTGGAATTCTTAAATGTATCACATTTTTAAGATCAATCCTCAATTTGCAGGTCAGAAAATGGGAGTGTTACCAGGAGTACGTGTACGCCCTTCTAGAGGATTCTCATCCGTTGGAGTGGACTACGCTGGACCCGTAAATATTTGGCTCTGCAAAGGAAGAGGCCGTGTATCCCAGAAGGATATATTGCTGTGTTCGAATGTCTAGTGACGAAGGCCATTCATTTGGAACCAGTTGGAGATCTGACCTCAGATGCGTTAATAGTAGCATTTAACCGTTTCATTGGCAGAGAAATGCACAGACGTTTATAGTGACTGCGGTACTAATTTTGTTggagccaacaaaaaattgcaagtggACAAACTGGCATATTGCTCGTACATTACGAAACATATTGCGCCAACATTATTGGGAAAGGGAATCACCTGGCATTTGAACCCACCATAAGCGCCACACTTTGTTGGAttgtgggaggctggagttAAGTCCATGAAGTATCATCCCAAGAGAACTCTCGAACAAGTTTTAACATTTGAGGAAATGGCAACTGTGTTGGCACAGATTGAGTATTGTTTTAATTCAAGACCGTTATGTCCCCTATCAAATGATCCTGACGATTTAATGGTATTAACACCCGGTCACTTTCTGATGGGTGAAGCGCCTTTAGCACCTCCTGCTCCGGAATTGGAGCTAAAGGCTAAAGTTACTCTGATTGATCAATGGAAGAATTGTCAATATTATGCACAACAGTTTTGGAGAATATGGAATTCGGAATATTTATTAAGATTACAAAGGAGACCAAAATGGCTGCAGACCAAGAAAAATCTAACAGTTTGATGCATAGTGCTCATCAGGGACGAGCGATTCCCTTCTCATCAATGGCCTCTAGGTCGGGTTATGGAGACACATGCAGGACCCGATGGACTAGTGAGAGTGGTGACTTTGAAGACAGTCAAGGGACTCATGAAACGACCGGTAGCCAAACTCTGTCCATTGCCTATTCAAGAGAATTGGATGGAGAATGACGCCAGCCCTACACCTAAGCGTTAAATTGTTACTTTCtcgtttcagtttttttttcgcagGAGTCTTCCGGACgtgaatttgatgatgaagatcgtcatcatcaaaggGGGGAGAATGTTTGGACTGCAACTGAAGCAAGACTCTCTTTgctgaaaagagaaaacaagGCGAACTGCAAATATGTAGGTGTTGATGGCCATACTAGTTTCACCATCATCAAACTCTTTCAAATGCGCTTGTATAATACGACTTAAAGTATGATCTACTAAGCTCTGAAGTGTTGTTACAGCAGAATAGTCcgtaaatttcatttcatttggatTGCTATCCAAACTTTTGCATCTTGATGCTTCTAGTAACTTTGATATATATCtgcatttctttatttatcaCTACATCGATTAACTCTTCTATTAACTCTTTACATTTTATATCTTGGACAAGGTTAGACAAGGTTCTGGTAACTTGGATATATATCtgcatttctttatttatcaCTACATCGATTAACTCTTCACATTTTATATCTTGGACAAGGTTAGACACTTTTCTGGTTTGTGCCTTAGAGCAAAGGTCAAGAAAATTTTTTGTAGGTCGGAAAAGAAAACCTTTGGTGACTTCCTTCCATTTCGCAGTAAGCCTGCTTAcgaaatttttagtttttatacccttgcagagggtattataaaattggtcagatgtttgtaacgcacagaaggagacgtttccgaccccataaagtatatatattcttgatcagcatgagaagctgagtcgatatagccatgtccgtctgtccgtccgtcatAAGGATCaaaccactatatcatatagctctagaagaactagaagaaacattttcataaaaatcggagtatgctatgaaatttacatatgtgataatattggatataaaaccccagatcccaaaatttgaatgtgatgggataaatataacacacacagacgcaacgctacatgaactgtatgtgtatgcgtgcgttgctttgctttgggaataagggaagaagaagaacaaattgtaaaatagagagtaaaattgttttgtttgtatgtatattgatgaattgagttgcagaaaacaaatttttaacatgtaaaattattattaccaaggactgcaagggtgtataaacttcggcatagccgatgttagctttgatattttttttttatttcttgtttgCTTTCTGAAAAGTTCATATTCTTGAAAACGTGTCCAAATATGGAATTCCTCAACAACTTGAACTTTTGGAGACTCGTTCGTCGCTCCATATGCAATACAGTAAGCGCTTGATGACCGACAATTCACCTAAAAAGCTTCACAGTTTCAATATATGGGTTGTATTGGGTTatcattttgaaaatatttgtacCACTATGACTTGgactatatataaatatcaaaataagGCTAAATTTGTTTGAGTCCCGTTTGTTATAGACCATACATGGTACATCATGGTATAACCTCAAAAACTATATTTCAAATCACTACTTTCATTTACTTCaataacatattttttttcacgTAAAAAGACAGgttacacacatacaatattaAGTAATACATACACTGCGCGACAACCGATTAGCACACCCAATGCTTCCTACATTTGAAGCTTAATATCAGCCAATCGCGTGATCCTTTTGGAATGATTTTTGTGTCATTAAGACTTCACATATTTtttaacaaagaaaaataatatttaggTTATTAACTTTATTAATAACGTTGTAAGAGAATATTAtctaaattaatataaaaaaacgaCTTAAATTTTTGCGCCAACAGATTAGCACACCCACTCAAAAATGTCGAAATATGTAGAAAAATGGGCTTCGAACCGCatcacaaaattttttattgtttattcaATCTGTTTTAccttatttttaaacaaaattaataatgtGTTGTGCCCCCACGGTTAAGTATGACCTCATACATCCTTTTGGGTAAAGAGTCATACAATTTTTGAATGTAGTCTAATGAAATGGTGCTCCAGGCATTTTTAATACCTTCTATTAGCTCTATTTCAGTTGTATATTGTCTTCCTGATTCGTATACTTTTCGTGCGAGCCATCCCCAAACATTTTCAATAATGTTCAGATCAGGCGAGTATGGGGGCCAATTTAGCAAAGGTACGTTTTGACGTCCAATCCACGACTTTACAACTCTGGACGATGAATAGGTGCGTTATCCTGCTGGAATTTCCACTTCAAGGGTCCAAAAATTTCCTTTATTGCAGGAAAAGTCGTTTGCCATACCCCATTGTATGCTGTGGCATTCATTCGACTTGTCAGAAATTGAAGTTCTATGGTTCCATAATAGGTAATTGCTCCCCACACCATGATACCACCAGCACAGCTGTGCAATCGATCTAAAACAAGCTCTTCCTTTCTAAAATCGTGAAAGTAGTACGAATAGCCATCCGGACCctctaaattaaattttttctcaTCCGAAAAGACAACAAGTCGCCACTCCTTAGTCCAGGTCATATTCGATCGACAAAATTCAAGCCGCTGAATCTTTCTATTTGCGTTTAGaggtggttttttttttaatttaaggCGTTTTATGTATTTCGCGTTTTTAATAATGCGTTGCACAGTCCGCACCCTCGACTTAAAACCAGATTATTGCTTAATTTTAGCTGAGAGTCTCGTGAGTAGACGCGTTCCTCAGAATCAGTCGCTTGTCAGCCTCTGTTATTACTGAAGAAGGCCGACCTTTCATGTTTTTCCCATAAGAGTGTTCGTTTTTCAAAAATGAGGTAATAACTTTACGGCTGCGCTTTATATTTTTCGATATTTGTGAGATTGAAAGTCCACACTCTATGTAAGCCTTTATTCGACCTTTTTCTGCCTCATCTAACTGCTTTGCTTTTCCCATAATTAAGTTATTTCGATTTATTCAATTCAAAATtgatcaaattaaataataaatctCTTTAAGTAGTGAGATCCGACAGCTTTCACACAAAAATCCACACTAAAAGGGAAGTGTGCTAATCGGCTGTCGCAGAAAAAAGGCATGATTTTTTCATCTATTTctaagaaaaaattaagactaACTAACGGTAAACTTCCAGAGCATGCTATTTGCTTTTATACTAAGTACAAATGCAGAagaatgatagaaaaatataaagagcATGATAGAGATTTACAGTTACttgttatttatattttctctGAGAGGTAACAGGGTGTGCTAATCGGTTGTCGCGCAGTGTACGTtatataaatgatttaaacAGATATTGACATAAAAAAccttaatatatttattaattgaGTGGATTCAAAAATGCCACAAAATGCACTGAAATTTTCTCCTGCCACGTCTTAAACATCTGTTACTTTGAAAGCACGCAGCTGATCAGTAGTACATCTAAAAGCTCTCACGGAAGCTTTTTAAGCTTTGCCAAGTGTTGCGAAATGAGgcggaaaaaaaattaatgcatTTTAAATAAGTTAAATTTGACTTATATTCCGCTAGATTGCTCAGTAGGCCCACTGTGCGTTGGGCACTTTTTTTTAAGGTTGGGCGCCAAAACTTTATCGCCAAGCCACTGTGAATGTAGGCGCCAAATCGAAAAACCATAAGCATTGGCCGATCGTGACCACTGCCAATATTGCAGTTGCATCCGCTATACCCTCTTGTCCAGGTTAACTCCTTCCTCGCTTAAGTGTCAAGAGACTTCTGCAGAGTTGTCATTATCTCGCGTCTCGTGTGTGTGCGAACGGGCAGATAGATGGGGATCCAAATTGTGACTACCCCAATAGTGATGCTGCTGCTCAGTACAGGGCCAATTCGATGAGGAAAGGCAGGGTTAAGTGTTCCTGGTACTTTGTAATGTtgatttgggttttttttgaGCACATCATATTTGTTGACAAGTGTTGTTTGGTTGATGGCTATATGGTCGCTGAATCTCACCAGGTAGGTTCTGTTCACCGTTTTGTTGTAGCCGACTTCGTCTATTATGTCCATGCTGGCGttgttaattataataattttttcgtCCACAACGAGTAAAGGTTCCAGATGGTCTGGTCAAGAGCAACAATGGGCTTGAGTTCAGGCCACGAGTTGTTGTGTGCAGCCATTTGTGGGCGATCTTTTGCAGAAAGTTGTGGTTACCGCCATTTGGCAACCGTCGACTGAGAATAGCTTCGTACCATAATCAGAACCTTCGTTTCTGTCATTCAAACCTAAAATTACATATGTTATCCCGATCTACCAGGTAGAGGCTGATTTTTTTACAGACATATTCTTGGTGAGgatatttgattttgaaagATTATAATACTACTTACATCTAATAAATCTGACACACTAATGTGCgatttttgttggttatttcATTTCAAGGTTTGAAATGACCATTCTGTTCTTTGCTAGGATGATTTCATAGAAGTGTTCGTGGTTGACATTTTCTGGTTTATGGAATTTGGAACTTGATGCAATAGGTTGGACTATCgcaaatttagaaaatttattattatttatctATGCAATTCAGAAATAATCTTATATCTGTGGAGAAAACATCGATGTGTAAAATTTTTCCTGCGTAAGCAGGAATCAAACTTTGCCACACAGCAAACCTTGCAGTTAGGTGCAATTTTCCCACGTTTGGGAAAAAAGATTcttgcaaaatttgtttcatgTTTTCCTGGGCTGCACGGTGCGCCATGTTGTTTTCGGTGACTACAATTTCTACAATCTGTAACGACATGTTTGCAATACCAGAATTTTGTTGCCGTCTATAGTTCAACCAATTTGTAGTGCATAAGAGCAAGAGTTGGCAGTTCGCAATGTATTGCGTTTACCACTACAGCATTTATTACCTCTTGTAGCGTCCGTAAAAGTGAATCAGAGTTTGGTGTTATTATGTGCCTGGACCTACTCTGGAAGAGAACGAATGTCCTTACCGAAGGGAACTCTGCCTCGTCAATCACGATTCGATTTCGAAAACAATTTAAGGAATCGGATGCATCAATAGTGTGGGTCAGAGACTCTTCGCTATGGCAGGCTGCCCTATCGGACTCTGATTTTAAGTCTGGTGTTTCGAGAAATTATGCCTTCCAGCGTATTCATTCGCAttcgaattgttgtctgatatAGCGAAGGTTATCGGCTGATGATCGGTAAATATGTTTAAGTCTCTTACCCATGAAGGTAGTTTCTGAAAAGTTTTAGAGACCCCTTTATGGAAAGAAGTTCTCTTTCGTTGGTCGCAAAATTTCTTTTGTCATTATGCAATTTACGGGCAATCATGGTAAAAGGTCTGTCCTTTGTGAAAGGATTGCGCCTAGCCCTTCACCACCGCCTAAGCTAAAATATCTTTTAGCTTGGAGAATGTCCGGTAAAGTAAAGTTGTTCTGAagtaaaatcaatttttatttttcgagACATGTTTTGCTAATAGCTGGCATTGCCGAAAAATAATCTAAGATCGAAATTTTTTATAGATAACATAAATACCAGATATTCCgcacttttttttcaaaatttggaATTTTCCTGTGATACTCGCATCCCCGCGTCCTGGAGACTTTTCACAGTCCTTTTCTGTTAGCGttatttgatgaaatcccgaTTTAAAGTCCAATGGGAATAGTGTATCATCTGTAGTattttgatttagtttttttaaagTCAATTACTAGTCTCTTTTTATGGAAGCCGTTTTCAACCATCCCTTTTTTGTCGAACATCCAGGTCGGATTATTATTGGGAGATATTGAGGGCCAAATCCCATGGGCAAGAAGTTGTTTAGCTTCTTCGTTGACAAAGTCCGGTTCCTCATTTGTTCGTATAGTTGCCACAGTGTTTATGTCATTTGGCAGAGGCTCGGCATGATCTGCGAACGCTCCCACTCTTTCGTCCATCATCTTCGTAAGTACAGCAGTCGGAACGTCtaaagtaaatgaaatttacttGTATAAATTAATGGACTCAGATCCATTCTTTGGAATTATGTGGTTGTTTAATAGACAACAGATAATAGATGGATAGTTGTTACGACCTTTTTTAAGAGGTCAAGACCAATTATGCCGTCAAAATCTTCTGGGATTTTATCAAAAAGAAGTGTGCTTTGAGACCGAAAATATGTATTAGACATTTTTCTGTTACCTTTGAGGTCCCATGTATGGATCTGACATTAAATGGTTTTTCTGCCGGggtaatgaaatttaatacgGCCATTGTtcgaatataattttttaaagcCCCCGTATGGTTTAATTGTTTTTCCATCTAATGTTCTTGTGATGAACTGTAGAAGGGAGTGTTCCctaaaaaattacaagatTCTTCACCATCTGACAATTCGTCACTAGCTGCCAGGACGCTCACCTATGCTTTTGTATCACAGGCTTCTTCCATAGGATGATCTTGAGACGTGAAATGAATTTGCTGATTCTTTTTCGACCCGTATCCAGATTTTGTGGACTTGTTTCCTGTTTGTCTGGTTGGTTGCCTATACTTTGAAGAGAAATAGATCTCATGGCCTCTGGTGTTGGAACGCATGATTTTTGTACCTTCCTGAACCCTAGTGTAATGGGGATCCCTTTTAAATGCCCCTTGGTTGTTATCCGATGCCCTTATTCTTGTGATCTTATGTCATTCAATAAAAGAGCTATAGTTTTAATAACCTAGTGACATTTCGTCCATATTTCATTCACATTTCATGAATACTTGTACACATATTTTAAATACTAGGAAAAACCTACAGAAAATACAGCACTAAATCCTGGCTTTAGTTGCATAAGAAAATGTTCTCTAAAGTATGTTTTCGCAATTTAGGAGACGACCAGGGAGAGAAGGGTGTGGAAGAGAAAATACTTGACTTGCAGCAATTGGCTCAAGAAATAAGCGTTATGCATGATGAGTTGGATCAAATTCAGGATAGATTACATATCAGTGTACCCCGTTGTCCGGAAATCCTACCAGTAACCTGTGCGAATGAGCAATGGGTTCAGTTATACGGTTCCAAGCAGCCAGATATAAAAAAACTTCAATTACAGACTAAGCATCTGGAATATCAACTGAATGAATTAAGAAAGTGTAGCCAAATATCGAGGTTTCGGATTGAGCGCCTGGAGAACCGGCATTATGGCCAGAAAAAATCATTGTTTGATTTACAGAATACGTACAATTGGATTCGATCCAAATATTTGCAAATGGAACAAAATCATGGCAAATGCCTTCAACGTTATCGTCATAATCGTACCATATTCGCCACCTGGACAGAGGTGCATCAGGCGGCTGATGAACTAAAGTCGATATATAAGAAATTTCTAGATCAAATGTACGACAAACCCACTTATTGTATACAAAAGAAGTTTATATTAAGGGAGATCAATTTGTTAAATTCACGATGTGTCGGGGCCATTCAAGTCACTCTGATGAATGGTAAGGAACTTGAGCAACGCTGGCGCATTCCCCGCGATCGCTGCCATCAAGCACACAAACAAATACTAAAGGATAATGACACCAAAAGTTGCAAACAGCCAGCGAAGAGAGATTTTTCAAAAAACTCTCGCGATGTCAGGATTAATCTTATTTCGGAAGTTCCTTTCGACTGGGATCGAGAGAACAGGATTGAAAAACTCAAGCATGGATCTGTCGCTGAAATGGAAGTCGTGAAGCCGCTAGCTCCAAGCAGCTATGAACCATTGCTATTCGCAACCAATCTGGAACCATCACCGTTGTTTCTTGAACGCAATAAGTGAAAAGATTTCCCATCAACAAGGCATATGAATAAGAAAGTCAGCCAAGTCCTCTTTGTAATTTTCCAGTGACTCTATTAagaataaatacatatacatcatCTTTTAGTGCGAAAATGTATACGATTTGATTTCTGCTAAGGGTCTGATTAGCattgtttcaaaaattttacGCTAATGCTAGCGTAGTGGGTAAATCTTAGGGCTTTGCTGCCAGTGGGATTTCTTAAGCCACGACACAAAGGAGTGTAGCGCATCGGACCGTAACTACGTAACTAACGGTAACTTTCACTTTATTCCTAATTATGCCAACTACTTCATAGTGGGCGGCGCTGCCCCTATAAAGTCGGAAGTGTCTGCGGAGCGCCATGAAATATACTTCTTTTGATTGCCATGGAAATCTGGCAAAGATCTAACGATATCTAATGGTTTCGTACACTCTATTCCTGGGATGATTTCGGGTTCTAAAATTTTCTAACTGAGTCTCAATTTCTTGGTTTAACTGTTGTGTGAAAGTAGACTGCAACTATGCAGCTTGGTGATCAAGCGCCGTCTCCACTGCCACTTGTACTATTTTCATCACATTCCTTTTCGTTGGCATTTTGTACGTTTCTTTCACTTTCTCACTTTTCCCTTCTATAACCTTTAGTAACTCCTCCcacacttttttttctatcactatttttctgttttctccACATAAACAGACGAAAACAAAT encodes:
- the LOC26530043 gene encoding uncharacterized protein LOC26530043, producing MFSKVCFRNLGDDQGEKGVEEKILDLQQLAQEISVMHDELDQIQDRLHISVPRCPEILPVTCANEQWVQLYGSKQPDIKKLQLQTKHLEYQLNELRKCSQISRFRIERLENRHYGQKKSLFDLQNTYNWIRSKYLQMEQNHGKCLQRYRHNRTIFATWTEVHQAADELKSIYKKFLDQMYDKPTYCIQKKFILREINLLNSRCVGAIQVTLMNGKELEQRWRIPRDRCHQAHKQILKDNDTKSCKQPAKRDFSKNSRDVRINLISEVPFDWDRENRIEKLKHGSVAEMEVVKPLAPSSYEPLLFATNLEPSPLFLERNK